In Natronococcus sp. AD-5, the genomic window GGATGGCTCTTTCGAGACGACGCTGACGGTCGGCCCAACGCCCGAAGTGACGGTCGAGCCGAGGGGACCGCGGTCCGTTCACATCGGAAAAGGCGGCGACCGGCTGGCCATCGCGCCCGGCGACCACGAGACGGGACGGTTCGGATCGGGCACCGAGCCCGCCGAGCTTCGCGAGTACGTCCCCGGCGATACGGCCGACCGGATCGACTGGAAAACCACTGCGCGCCAGGATTCGCTTTACGTGCGCGAGTACGAGGCCGAGACTAACCGCCCGACGATGGTGATCGTCGACCACCGGAACTCGCTCGGCGGGGATTCGCCTGCGGCGTCGAAACTTAGCTATCTCCGGGAAGCCGCGCTCGCGATGGCTGCGGGCGCCCGCCAACTCGACGACCCGGTCGGCCTAATAACGGTCGGCGACGAGGGGCTCACGTCGCGGCTCGAGCCGGCCACGGGACCGACCCATTATCTTTCGATTCGTCGCCAGCTGCTTGACCTCGAGCCGACCGAGACATCCCAGCGATCCCCGATGCCGGCGCCGAGGGCGGCGGCGGTTCATACCCGCGGTTCGCCGTCTAGTCTCGAGCAAGCCTCCGACACCTCCGATAGGTTCGCGCGTACGCTCGAACCGTTCTACGGGGCCCAGGGATACGAGACGCGTCTCGAGTCGGATCCGTTACTCGGAGCCGTCCGGTACGCAGTGGGACAGCGATACGAACGAACTTGGATGGTGCTCTGTACGGACGATTCGAACCCCGAGGCGCTCTACGAGGCGATCCTGCTCGCCCGGCAAAGCGGTAACGAGGTTCTGGTCCTGCTCACGCCGACGCCCCTCTTTTCGTCGGGCGGACTGGCCGACGTCGAGCGAGCGTACGACCGGTACCGCGACTTCGACGCCTTCCGGCGAAAACTCGATCGAATGGAGAAGGTCACGGCGCTCGAGGTTGCGCCCGACGACCGGCTGTCGACCGTCCTCGGCGCGGGTCGCAAGCGCGCGCAAGCGCGAGGTGGGCAGCGGTGACCGACGGAACGCCGTTCGCGGACGGCCGCGTCGGATCGCGGTTTGCTGCCCGTAATCGGACCGACTCGCGGTGGTCGGCGGTCGTCGTGGCGTTCGTCCTCGTCACCGCGTTCGGGCTCGCCGGCGGCCTACTCGGTGGTCTCGCGGGGGCGACGACCGTCCTCGTCTGGTACGTCGTCGGCACTCCATACGCGATCGCCGTCGGACACGTCGTGCTCGTCGCGGTGTTCCACGGCGGTATCGATCCGATCGCGTTCGCGGTCGTCGAAGCCGGCTTCCTCGTGATGATGCTCGAGCCGGCGATCCGTTCCGAGGCACCGGGTCGCGTCGGTGCGGTGACGCTCGGTGCCAGCGTCGCGCTGGGCGGACTCGCCTGGCTCGTCGTTCGCTCACAGCCGCTGTGGCTCGCCGCTGCGGTGACGATCGGCGGTCTCACGCTCGCGAGTTACGGCCTGTATCGCTACGGGCTGGTCATGTTCGGGCTCGTCGAGGATTCGGAGGCGCCGCACAATGAGCCGCACAACGATGGTGATGACGTATGAGTACAAACGATTTCGAATCTAACAATCATACCGAAACGGAGACGGCCGACGACGGGAACGGGGACGCGACGACACGGCGCGAGCAGGCCGCGGCGCGTGCGGAACTGCTCGCCGAGGAGAATCGCCGGCTCCGGGCGGAGTACGCCCGCGCCCGCCAGTCGCAGTACCGTCGGACGGCAATCGGCCTAGTGGCCATCGGCCTGGTGGCGATCGCCACCGGCATTGCCTTCCCCGGGAGTCGCGAGGTACTCGTTGCGCTCGGTGCTACCGGGCTGTTCGGCGGACTCTTGACCTACTATCTGACTCCCGGCCAGTTCGTCGCCGCCTCGGTCGGCGAGCGCGTCTACGCCGCCTGGGCCGAAAACGGCGCCGCCATCGCGTCCGAGCTCGGCCTTCGCGACGAGCGCGTCTACCTGCCGGACGACGGCTCGGCGACCGCCCGGCTGTACGTCCCGCTCCACGCAGCCTACGAGCCGCCGACGGACTACGGCGGTCCGATCGTCCTCGAGGAGGACGAACGCGGGCTCGTCCTCACGCCGACCGGGGCCACGCTGTTCGAGGAGTTACGGCGCGTGCTCCCCGGCGATCTCGCGAGTGCGGCGACGCCGTTAGCCGCACAGCTCTGTGACGGGCTCGTCGAGCAGTTCGAACTGGCGGGCAGCGCCGATGCCGACGTGGACCCGGCTGACGGGCGCGTCACGGTCGCGATTTCCGACAGCGCGTTCGGCGCCGTCGACCGGTTCGACCATCCGATCGGCTCGTTCGTCGCTGTCGGTCTGGCGGTCGGGCTCGAGCGCCCCGTCACGCTCGAGGTCGACCCCGGCGACGAGCGTGCGGATTGGCTGGTGACCTGTCGATTCGACGCTCAGACGGCGGACGACGGAGCCGCTATCGACGGTTGAGCCGTAATCGCAGTGTCCACCCAGAAATCGAGGGGTCGTGCTGTCTCGTCGCAACTCGTTCTTAGTCGGCTTCGGGCTGCTCGACTTCGGTGACGTTCGTATCGGGCATCGTCGCGGTGTCGACGATGTCCGCGGCGACGTCAGCAGCTTGAACGTCGGCCAGCTCGGCCTCGGTGTCCAACACGAGGCGGTGGGTCAGTATCGGATCGGCGAGGGCCTTGACGTCGTCTGGAAGGGCGTAGTCGCGGCCGTGAATCGCCGCCCGTGCCTTTGCTCCGTTGAGAAACGCAAGCGACGCTCTCGGAGAGGCGCCGTGATCCACGTCCGGGTGGTCCCGGGTCGCCGCGACGAGATCGAGGATGTACTCCTTGACCGGGTCGGCGACGTGAACATCCGTCACTACGCTCTGGGCCGAGCGGAGACTCTCGGTGCTGACGGCCTGGCCGATCTCATCGGGGCCGAGCGCCGGTTCGGCGTCGAAGCGATCGAGCAGTTCGGCCTCCTCGTCGCGCGCCGGCAGGTCGACCGTGAGCTTGAACATGAAGCGGTCGCGCTGGGCCTCCGGCAGCTCGAAGACCCCTTCCATCTCGATGGGGTTCTGCGTCGCGACGACTGTGAACGGCTCCGGCAGCGCGAGCGTCTCACCCTCGATCGTGACGGTCCGTTCCTGCATCGCCTCGAGCAGGGCGCTCTGGGTCTTCGGCGTCGCGCGGTTGATCTCGTCGGCGACGACCAGGTTCGCGAAGATGGGCCCACGCTGGAGATCGAACTCGCCGGTGGGTTCCCGGTAGACGTGCGTGCCGGTGATGTCGGCGGGGAGGACGTCGGGCGTCATCTGGATGCGCTGGTACTCGAGACCGGACGCACGCGCTATGAGGTTCGCGATCGTCGTCTTGGCGACGCCGGGGACGCCCTCGAGCAAGAGATGGCCGCGGGACAGTATTGCGATCGTGAGGTGCTCGATCGCGTCGTCGTTCCCGATCAGGACGCGCTCGGTTTCCGCTCGGATCTCGTCGTAGACCGCCTGCGGGTCGCCCGCGAAGAACTCGGTGCCGTCAGTCTCGCTCATCACTCGTCTCGTTTCGGTCGGAACGGTTAAGCGCTGTTATGATTCGCTGAATGCGTTCCTCGTCCCAGTCGGGATGGCGCTCGCGCAAGTAGGCGGCCCGTTCGTCGTTGGAGAGCCTCGCCTGCTCGGCGGATGGAAGGGCGCTCGCACCCCGTGAACGCGACGTGCGGGCTCGAATCGCCTCGAGCACGGGTCCGAGCGGCCGCCGTGCCCCGCCGGCGACGGCCGCGATTGCCAGTAGCCCGAGCAGCGCCTGGAGCGCGGGCAGATCGCGAAGCATCAGCACGGCGCCCATAAGCGGCGGGACCTCGCCCGTGTGCGTCGCGTCGAATAGGACGCGCTCCTCGTCGGCGTACTGGCGCTGCAGGAAGGCGGCGTTGTCGGGCTCGTCGTACATCGCGTTGATGGCGATGCTCGGATCGCCGACGACGACCACCTTGCCGTCGCCGACGTCTTCGACGGTGGCGACGGGATACGAATCGAGTTCCGCCTCGTCGTCGAGTTCGGCGTCAGCCGAGTCGCCGAGGTACGCGTAGTCGCTCGTCTCGACGAGCACCGTTGCGCCGTTGGGTTCGATCGCCGTCGCGTGGTTGAGCGTGAGCTGGTCGACGCCGGCGGTGCGCGAGTGATTCTTGACGCCCGTGGCGACGGGCATCGCCGGTCCGCGATCGTAGTGGCGCTCGTCGAGCACCACTCGTCCGTCCGTACGGGCATCGGCCCCGATGTCGGCGAGCAGGGTGTCGCCCTCGGTCCCGAAGTTCTCGAGGACGATCAGCGTCCCGCCGTCCTCGACGAACTGCTGGACGCGGGCGGCTTCCTCGGCGTCGTAGGACTCTTCGGGGGCGATGACGATCGACGTCGTTCCGTTGGCCGGGACCTCCTCATAGCGGCTTGTCTCGCGGACCAGCTCACCTTCGACGCTGTCGTCGGTTTCGATCACCTCGCGGAAGTCGTCGGTCCCGTCCCACGACGGATTATAGGGGCCGAACGCGGCCGTCGACGTGCTGGCCGCGATCAGGGCTGTTATACCGACGACGATCGCGAGTGCGAACAACAGGACGGCCGGCCAGTCTACGCCGTCGCCGTCGCGGAGCCACTCGCGCGGGTTCACGGCTCCACCTCCTGACAGCGCGGATCGGATGGAACTACCACGGCAACACCTCCGGTGGGAGGATCTTGAGGATCCGTCTGACGACGACGATCGCGAAGCCGACCAGCCCCAGCGCGATCAGCCATAGCAGGCGGCGCCGCCAAGCCGGCGCGATGTTGACGGGCGCCGTCAGCTCCGTGACGATCAACAGGCCGATCAGCGAGAGGACGAAGAATAACTC contains:
- a CDS encoding DUF58 domain-containing protein, whose protein sequence is MRPTRQIWGVGVLAVLLAGLAVVFARPLLLAATVLLGAWLLSEQYRFLTALRETTASLTVVQAPVANAVRTDESTPVTLQASLEAASSLSLTVVAGVPPAGTVDDTPRVSLDPDETVERHTTTVNWPVAGRHRFAQATLTATDGSFETTLTVGPTPEVTVEPRGPRSVHIGKGGDRLAIAPGDHETGRFGSGTEPAELREYVPGDTADRIDWKTTARQDSLYVREYEAETNRPTMVIVDHRNSLGGDSPAASKLSYLREAALAMAAGARQLDDPVGLITVGDEGLTSRLEPATGPTHYLSIRRQLLDLEPTETSQRSPMPAPRAAAVHTRGSPSSLEQASDTSDRFARTLEPFYGAQGYETRLESDPLLGAVRYAVGQRYERTWMVLCTDDSNPEALYEAILLARQSGNEVLVLLTPTPLFSSGGLADVERAYDRYRDFDAFRRKLDRMEKVTALEVAPDDRLSTVLGAGRKRAQARGGQR
- a CDS encoding AAA family ATPase, yielding MSETDGTEFFAGDPQAVYDEIRAETERVLIGNDDAIEHLTIAILSRGHLLLEGVPGVAKTTIANLIARASGLEYQRIQMTPDVLPADITGTHVYREPTGEFDLQRGPIFANLVVADEINRATPKTQSALLEAMQERTVTIEGETLALPEPFTVVATQNPIEMEGVFELPEAQRDRFMFKLTVDLPARDEEAELLDRFDAEPALGPDEIGQAVSTESLRSAQSVVTDVHVADPVKEYILDLVAATRDHPDVDHGASPRASLAFLNGAKARAAIHGRDYALPDDVKALADPILTHRLVLDTEAELADVQAADVAADIVDTATMPDTNVTEVEQPEAD
- a CDS encoding DUF4350 domain-containing protein, producing MNPREWLRDGDGVDWPAVLLFALAIVVGITALIAASTSTAAFGPYNPSWDGTDDFREVIETDDSVEGELVRETSRYEEVPANGTTSIVIAPEESYDAEEAARVQQFVEDGGTLIVLENFGTEGDTLLADIGADARTDGRVVLDERHYDRGPAMPVATGVKNHSRTAGVDQLTLNHATAIEPNGATVLVETSDYAYLGDSADAELDDEAELDSYPVATVEDVGDGKVVVVGDPSIAINAMYDEPDNAAFLQRQYADEERVLFDATHTGEVPPLMGAVLMLRDLPALQALLGLLAIAAVAGGARRPLGPVLEAIRARTSRSRGASALPSAEQARLSNDERAAYLRERHPDWDEERIQRIITALNRSDRNETSDERD